A region from the Campylobacter blaseri genome encodes:
- a CDS encoding phosphoglycerate kinase — protein sequence MDNEILFIKDLELKKGSKVFIRCDFNVPMDEFRNITDDRRIRSAIATIRYCLDEGCSVILTSHLGRPKNGYEDSLSLEPVSKRLSRLIKRDVKFVKDIVGELAKDAVSKLKPGEILLLDNLRFEKGETKDSDEFAQKLASFGDYFINDAFGVCHRAHASVHAITKYFDEEHKAAGFLLKKEIEFARNLIKKPIRPFVAIVGGSKVSGKLQALKNLLPKVDKLIIGGGMAFTFLKAVGYEIGNSLLEEDLIEEALNILRKGKELGVKIYLPVDAIVAPVFSEDSVMKYVTVQEIPKDWMALDIGPATVTLFKEAIDDAQTIWWNGPMGVFEMEKFARGSFRISHAVAESNAMTVVGGGDTADVVARAGDQEEITFISTGGGASLELIEGKELPGVRVLLKKDLD from the coding sequence ATGGATAATGAAATTTTATTTATTAAAGATTTAGAGCTTAAAAAAGGTTCAAAAGTATTTATAAGATGTGATTTTAATGTTCCTATGGATGAGTTTAGAAATATTACTGATGATAGAAGAATTCGCTCAGCCATTGCTACCATTAGGTATTGTTTAGATGAGGGTTGTAGTGTAATTTTAACAAGTCATTTGGGAAGACCTAAAAATGGTTATGAAGATAGTTTATCACTAGAGCCTGTTTCTAAAAGACTATCTCGTTTAATTAAAAGAGATGTTAAATTTGTAAAAGATATAGTTGGCGAACTTGCAAAAGATGCAGTTAGTAAGTTAAAACCAGGTGAGATTTTACTTTTAGACAATTTAAGATTTGAAAAGGGTGAGACAAAAGATAGTGATGAGTTTGCACAAAAATTAGCCTCTTTTGGGGATTATTTTATAAATGATGCCTTTGGAGTTTGCCATAGGGCTCATGCCTCTGTTCATGCTATAACTAAGTATTTTGATGAAGAGCATAAAGCAGCTGGGTTTTTACTAAAAAAAGAGATTGAATTTGCTAGAAATTTAATTAAAAAACCAATTCGTCCATTTGTTGCAATAGTTGGGGGAAGCAAGGTTAGTGGAAAGCTTCAAGCACTTAAAAATTTACTTCCAAAAGTTGACAAATTAATTATTGGTGGGGGTATGGCTTTTACATTTTTAAAAGCTGTTGGTTATGAGATAGGAAATTCACTTTTAGAAGAGGATTTGATAGAAGAGGCTTTAAATATCTTAAGAAAAGGCAAAGAGCTTGGAGTTAAAATTTATCTTCCTGTTGATGCAATTGTAGCTCCTGTTTTCTCAGAAGATAGTGTTATGAAATATGTTACCGTTCAAGAGATTCCAAAAGATTGGATGGCATTAGATATTGGACCTGCAACTGTTACGCTTTTTAAAGAGGCGATTGATGATGCTCAAACTATTTGGTGGAATGGTCCAATGGGTGTTTTTGAGATGGAAAAATTTGCAAGAGGAAGCTTTAGAATAAGTCACGCAGTTGCTGAGAGTAATGCTATGACGGTTGTTGGAGGTGGAGATACGGCTGATGTTGTAGCAAGGGCTGGAGATCAAGAAGAGATTACTTTTATATCAACTGGCGGTGGTGCAAGTTTGGAACTTATTGAAGGGAAAGAACTCCCTGGCGTTAGAGTGCTATTAAAAAAGGATTTAGATTGA
- a CDS encoding triose-phosphate isomerase: MIFMANLKCNHTRKSFEEYAQILDESLKDENVFVFPPSSAFLEGSFKFKQAAQNFYPAKNGSFTGEIGQDMLDEFDIKTVLIGHSERRAIGESEEQLKAKFEYAKKEGFKIVYCIGENEEIFEKGKTKEFLKSQLENIDLDYENLIIAYEPIWAIGTGKTASSEIINDVLNYIRNFSKSSLLYGGSVNEKNIATISKIKNCSGVLVGTASWDAKAFLKLINSAKEMI, encoded by the coding sequence TTGATTTTTATGGCGAATTTAAAATGCAACCATACAAGAAAAAGCTTTGAAGAGTATGCTCAAATTTTAGATGAGAGTTTAAAAGATGAAAATGTTTTTGTATTTCCACCAAGTAGTGCATTTTTAGAAGGTAGTTTTAAATTCAAACAAGCCGCTCAAAATTTCTATCCAGCTAAAAATGGCTCTTTTACAGGAGAAATCGGACAAGATATGCTCGATGAGTTTGATATAAAAACAGTTCTTATAGGACATAGTGAAAGAAGAGCAATTGGAGAAAGCGAAGAGCAACTGAAGGCTAAATTTGAGTATGCAAAAAAAGAGGGCTTTAAAATAGTTTATTGCATAGGCGAAAATGAAGAAATTTTTGAAAAAGGGAAGACAAAAGAGTTTTTAAAATCTCAACTTGAAAATATTGATTTAGATTATGAAAATTTAATAATTGCGTATGAGCCTATTTGGGCTATTGGGACAGGTAAAACTGCAAGTAGTGAGATAATTAATGATGTGTTAAATTATATTAGAAATTTTAGCAAATCTTCGCTTTTATATGGTGGTAGTGTAAATGAAAAAAATATAGCTACGATTTCTAAAATTAAAAATTGTAGCGGTGTTTTGGTTGGAACTGCTAGCTGGGATGCAAAGGCATTTTTAAAACTTATAAATTCTGCTAAAGAGATGATATGA
- a CDS encoding 3'-5' exonuclease codes for MNKNLIFVFDCETVPDSDTLRKVFGYEGSDLEVAIKAQNEQEEKTGSSFLPVCFHKVVAISAVVADEFGRFLRVSTMEASSEKEIISKFLTFLNSFNPKLISFNGRGFDLPMLMIRAMKYNLSCPAYYDMEDKITNKNKWENYRQRYSDKFHIDLLDQISEYRSVKGFTLDSLCLSLGLPGKFDVSGDQVLELYYSGEIEKINEYCESDVLNTYLLFLKYEVLKGNITIEDYASYLDYMQSFIRKERANSNYTDIFSKFAQDEIARLSKDV; via the coding sequence ATGAATAAGAATTTAATTTTTGTATTTGATTGTGAAACAGTGCCTGATAGTGATACTTTAAGAAAAGTTTTTGGTTATGAGGGTAGTGATTTAGAAGTTGCTATTAAGGCTCAAAATGAGCAAGAGGAGAAAACCGGAAGCTCTTTTTTACCAGTTTGTTTTCATAAAGTTGTAGCAATTAGTGCTGTTGTGGCTGATGAGTTTGGAAGATTTTTGCGTGTTAGCACTATGGAAGCAAGTAGTGAAAAAGAAATTATTAGTAAATTTTTAACATTTTTAAACTCTTTTAATCCAAAGCTTATTAGCTTTAATGGAAGAGGTTTTGATTTGCCAATGCTTATGATTAGGGCTATGAAATACAATCTTAGTTGCCCTGCATATTATGATATGGAAGATAAAATTACAAACAAAAATAAATGGGAAAATTATAGACAAAGATATAGTGATAAATTTCATATAGATTTGCTTGATCAAATAAGTGAATACCGCTCAGTAAAGGGTTTTACTCTAGATAGTTTATGTTTATCTTTAGGACTTCCTGGTAAATTTGATGTAAGCGGAGATCAGGTTTTAGAGCTTTACTATAGTGGTGAGATTGAAAAAATTAATGAGTATTGTGAAAGTGATGTTTTAAATACATATCTTCTTTTTTTAAAATATGAGGTATTAAAAGGTAATATTACTATAGAAGATTATGCCTCTTATTTGGACTATATGCAAAGTTTTATAAGAAAAGAAAGAGCCAATTCTAATTATACTGATATTTTTTCAAAATTTGCACAAGATGAAATAGCAAGATTAAGTAAAGATGTTTAG
- a CDS encoding DNA ligase, whose product MFRFIISIFFSFLTLFAQKPNVMLLNEYNNENLSGWYMSEKLDGVRARWNGKELVSRNGNKFSAPKDFIKDFPSFSLDGELFTKRGDFANISSITSQLIPHNGWSEIKFYIFDIPDLNESFDIKYKKMQEISKNSKNIVFIEQKIVKNNEEVFEFLDEVVSKGGEGVVVREPSLIYENARSNRILKLKKFKDSECKVVAINKGNGKYKDKMGSITCEKEDGVRFKIGTGFNDEIRENPPKIGDIITYKYQNLTKKGIPRFAVFLRIRDEI is encoded by the coding sequence ATGTTTAGATTTATCATCTCTATATTTTTTAGTTTTTTAACTCTTTTTGCACAAAAGCCAAATGTTATGCTTTTAAATGAGTATAATAATGAAAATTTAAGTGGCTGGTATATGAGTGAAAAACTTGATGGTGTTAGGGCAAGATGGAATGGCAAAGAGCTTGTTTCTAGAAATGGAAATAAATTTAGTGCCCCAAAAGATTTTATAAAAGATTTTCCTAGTTTTTCTTTGGATGGAGAATTATTTACAAAAAGAGGGGATTTTGCAAACATTAGTTCAATAACCTCTCAGTTAATCCCGCACAATGGCTGGAGCGAAATTAAATTTTACATTTTTGATATACCTGATTTAAATGAGAGCTTTGATATAAAATACAAAAAAATGCAAGAAATTTCTAAAAATTCAAAAAATATAGTTTTTATTGAACAAAAAATTGTAAAAAACAACGAAGAGGTTTTTGAGTTTTTAGATGAGGTTGTATCAAAAGGTGGTGAGGGCGTTGTAGTTCGAGAACCATCTCTTATATATGAAAACGCAAGAAGTAATAGAATTTTAAAACTTAAAAAATTTAAAGATAGTGAGTGCAAAGTTGTTGCAATAAATAAAGGTAACGGCAAATATAAAGATAAAATGGGTTCTATAACTTGTGAAAAAGAAGATGGAGTTAGATTTAAAATAGGCACAGGATTTAATGATGAGATAAGAGAAAATCCTCCTAAAATAGGGGATATTATAACATATAAATATCAAAACTTAACTAAAAAAGGCATTCCTAGATTTGCCGTTTTTTTAAGAATAAGAGATGAAATTTAA
- a CDS encoding STT3 domain-containing protein translates to MQENLRIKFIIYALVAFVFGIVSRYYWIYWAGGNEDFIFNGSVMINTNDGYYFAEGAKDILDNFVDKNPNSNASKQGLSIVTAFIYKILPFKFENILLYLSGFFSSLLVFPMLLISKEYKSLEFGFIGSLVSVVAMSYYNRTMYGYYDTDMLTIVLPMFVLWGMIRVVNSKNEKDIIIAPIFMLLYFWWYPASYSLNIAFISMIFFYTIIFDRKNIINYKLCIMMLAATTNLNLSINFAIIIALYILFLKNIKLLYIQIIAFFVFTNFIFNGGLGPIIGYLNSYVFRTTTLSDDNLMFFNVTKTIPELSQIDKTYFMERISSHVVLFALSIAGYVVLCFKNRSFLLSLPMIGLGFLALKGGLRFTIYAVPIMGLGLGFLYIYLINFFKIDKYIKIAIISLLTILSLIPALQHIYNYKSSTVFSKSEVEILEKLKTLTTRDDYVLAWWDYGYPIRYYTNANTLIDGAIHSGEVNFPVSFTLTKDQTSSANMARLAVEYLEKRLSLEDEKKANLPTQDLKWMMKDYGFKNVNDFLLNVSFNDFNPPKKTREIYYYLPLRMMNIFTTVNYFSNLDLNTGKIKNSGVFFTMYPTSKDKDGIILNGNILLNNNFKTIITPKKEVIKVKNFYQVGYDKDGKYISDKQVIDSSGDLNIIFLINDGFFILLDDYYLNSTYVKLFFLQDYDSELFEPVILNRHTKIYKLKR, encoded by the coding sequence ATGCAAGAAAATTTAAGAATAAAATTTATTATATATGCCTTAGTGGCTTTTGTATTTGGAATAGTTAGTAGATATTACTGGATATATTGGGCAGGTGGAAATGAGGATTTTATATTTAATGGCTCAGTTATGATAAACACTAATGATGGATACTATTTTGCAGAAGGCGCTAAAGATATTTTAGATAATTTTGTTGATAAAAACCCAAATTCAAATGCTTCAAAGCAAGGCTTATCTATAGTAACTGCATTTATATATAAAATTTTGCCATTTAAATTTGAAAATATATTACTTTATCTTAGTGGATTTTTTAGTTCTCTGTTGGTATTTCCTATGCTACTTATTTCAAAAGAATATAAATCTTTAGAATTTGGATTTATTGGCTCTTTGGTAAGTGTGGTTGCTATGAGTTATTATAATAGGACTATGTATGGGTATTATGATACTGATATGCTTACTATAGTTCTACCAATGTTTGTTTTATGGGGAATGATAAGAGTTGTAAATAGTAAAAATGAAAAAGATATTATAATAGCTCCCATATTTATGCTTTTGTATTTTTGGTGGTATCCAGCATCTTACTCTTTAAATATAGCATTTATATCTATGATATTTTTTTACACAATAATTTTTGATAGAAAAAATATAATAAATTATAAGCTTTGTATAATGATGTTAGCAGCAACTACAAATTTAAATTTAAGTATAAATTTTGCAATTATCATAGCTTTATACATATTATTTTTAAAAAACATTAAACTACTATACATACAAATTATAGCTTTTTTTGTATTTACAAATTTTATTTTTAATGGAGGTTTGGGTCCAATAATAGGGTATTTAAATTCCTATGTTTTTAGAACAACTACTTTAAGTGATGATAATTTAATGTTTTTTAATGTTACTAAAACAATTCCAGAGCTTAGTCAAATTGATAAAACATATTTTATGGAAAGAATTAGTTCTCATGTAGTTTTGTTTGCTTTATCAATTGCAGGATATGTGGTGCTATGTTTTAAAAATAGATCATTTCTACTGTCACTTCCTATGATAGGGCTTGGGTTTTTAGCTCTAAAAGGGGGACTTAGATTTACAATTTATGCAGTTCCTATTATGGGCTTAGGGCTTGGGTTTTTATATATTTATCTAATTAATTTTTTTAAAATAGATAAATACATTAAAATAGCTATTATTTCGCTGTTGACAATCCTCTCTTTAATCCCAGCATTGCAGCACATATACAATTATAAAAGCTCAACAGTTTTTTCAAAAAGTGAGGTTGAGATTTTAGAAAAACTTAAAACATTAACAACTAGAGATGATTATGTTTTAGCATGGTGGGATTATGGTTATCCTATAAGATATTATACAAATGCAAACACTCTAATAGATGGAGCAATTCATTCAGGTGAAGTAAATTTTCCTGTTAGTTTTACACTAACTAAAGATCAGACTAGCTCAGCCAATATGGCAAGGCTAGCTGTGGAATATCTTGAAAAAAGATTAAGCTTGGAAGATGAGAAGAAGGCTAATTTGCCTACGCAAGATTTAAAATGGATGATGAAAGATTATGGATTTAAAAATGTAAATGATTTTTTACTTAATGTCTCATTTAACGATTTTAATCCGCCTAAAAAAACTAGAGAGATATATTACTACTTGCCTTTAAGAATGATGAATATTTTTACAACTGTTAATTATTTTTCTAATTTAGACCTAAATACAGGAAAGATTAAAAATAGTGGAGTATTTTTTACAATGTATCCAACAAGTAAAGATAAAGATGGCATAATACTAAATGGAAATATTCTACTAAACAATAATTTTAAAACAATAATTACACCCAAAAAAGAGGTGATAAAAGTTAAAAATTTTTATCAAGTAGGTTATGATAAAGACGGTAAATACATTTCAGATAAACAAGTTATTGATAGCAGTGGAGATTTAAATATTATATTTTTAATAAATGATGGATTTTTCATTTTGTTGGATGATTATTATTTAAACTCTACATATGTAAAGCTATTTTTCCTTCAAGATTACGATTCAGAGCTTTTTGAACCTGTAATTTTAAATAGACATACAAAAATATATAAATTAAAAAGGTAA
- a CDS encoding PDC sensor domain-containing protein, translating into MVIKEIQEFIEVRHKIRAYLCYIFSRNIQNFLPQITEEQINSGFDNLEHEIVHYDAMYILDKNGLQVSNNRSGNKDFIVGDGIDRSTRAYYYQAVKERRCFLSDPYPSSLTGELCVTISLPLYNEKKELQYVACVDISLKEVSKIVNPSAFEGVFGKFTRLVYTFFAAALFVVAAVLFFMAIRSLFFVHFVEMDVSEMFEATILLTLALAIFDLVKAIAEGEILGTHSQSQGSSTMVRFIASIIIALAIEALMLVFKFAIIEPEHIVYAVYLIIGVAVLMVSLSVYMYILKKVHE; encoded by the coding sequence ATGGTTATAAAAGAGATTCAGGAATTTATAGAGGTAAGGCATAAGATTAGAGCATATTTATGCTATATTTTTAGTAGAAATATACAAAATTTTTTACCACAAATTACAGAAGAACAGATAAATAGTGGTTTTGATAATTTAGAGCATGAAATAGTTCATTATGATGCTATGTATATTTTGGATAAAAATGGACTTCAAGTTAGCAATAATAGAAGTGGAAATAAAGATTTTATCGTAGGAGATGGTATAGATAGAAGTACTAGGGCATACTATTATCAAGCAGTAAAGGAGAGAAGATGTTTCTTAAGTGATCCATACCCTTCATCTTTAACAGGTGAACTTTGTGTAACTATTTCTCTGCCTTTATATAATGAAAAAAAGGAATTACAGTATGTAGCTTGTGTGGATATTTCACTAAAAGAGGTATCAAAGATAGTTAACCCTTCCGCATTTGAAGGTGTTTTTGGTAAATTCACAAGACTGGTTTATACATTTTTTGCAGCAGCTTTGTTTGTGGTGGCTGCGGTTTTGTTTTTTATGGCGATAAGAAGTCTGTTTTTTGTCCATTTTGTAGAAATGGATGTATCAGAGATGTTTGAAGCTACCATTCTTTTAACCTTAGCACTTGCCATTTTTGATTTAGTAAAAGCTATTGCAGAGGGAGAAATTTTAGGAACACATAGCCAGTCTCAGGGCTCAAGCACTATGGTTCGGTTTATTGCTTCTATTATAATAGCTTTAGCCATTGAGGCATTAATGCTTGTGTTTAAATTTGCAATTATAGAGCCAGAACACATTGTTTATGCAGTATATTTAATAATAGGTGTGGCAGTACTTATGG